GCATTACTGGCCGGACGACCCGCTGATCGCCGAACCCACCGCGCGGGCCAAGCCGAGAAAGTGAGGCGCTGAGCCTGAACCTCGGGCCGTTGCCCCCGGGCGATACTCATGTGCTGCGCATTGGCAGCCGGGGGCGAGCGCTGGCCTGGTTGTGCGGCGATTGAGGTTCAGTTCAGCCAGAGCGTCTCGCCGGAACCCTTCAACTGCTGATAGGCCCGGTCGAGGTCATCACGCAGGCGTTCGGCCCCTGGTGCCTGGCGCGAGTAGATCAGCCGCAGCGGCAGGCGCTGTATCTCGACGAAGGGCAGTTCGCCCATGCCCAGCGTATACCTGGCTTGCTCGATGGGTGCCTGGTAGTCCAGCAGATAATCCCCGCGGCGGCGCTGCAGCATTTGCAGTGCGGAGGTATGGCTGGAGGTGTGGTGGCGGGTGATATTGCGCGCCGGATCTTCCAGCCATTGGTTGACGTCCTGCCAGTAGCTGTAGCCGGTGATCAGGATCACCTCCCGATTGTTGAGGCCGTCCGGAATGCGCGGTGTCGGCGTGTCGCGGCGAAAGTACAGGTTGAGTGGGATTTCCCCCAGCAGGTATCTGCCTTCGAGTGTATGCCCGGCCAACTCCGGCTTGCCTGATGCGCCAGCCCAGAGCTGTATGCTGCCGTCGAGCAGACCGTTGTAGAGGCGGGCGCCGGGGTAGGAGCGGAATTCGGCCTCGTAGCCTGCGGCATCGAGCAGACGCGCGGTGAGCTCGAGGCCCGAGCCACTGGCGCGCCCCTGATCGTCGGTATAGGCATAGGGCGGAAACTCGTAGTAACCGACATGAATGCGTTGCCTGGCCTCGGTCGCGTGAGCGGCCTGCAGGCAGAGCAGGGTGATGAATATCAGGCAGAAGAGTCTTGGCATGTGAGGCGCGGCCATGTGCCGTCTTTTCATACTTGCATGGAGCCCGGTCTATTCCTGGCTGGGCAGGAAGAAGCGGCCGATCACCGGCAGATGGTCGGAAATGGTCAGGGTATCGTGCTGGCGCACCTGGCTGGCGAGCGGGGTCAGGCGCGGGCTGTAGAACAGATAGTCGAGGGTGCGATCCGGGCCGCTGGCGGCCGGGTCGTTGGGGAAGTGGGTGTACCACTGCGCCTGTTCTGCACCGCTGGCCTGCTGCAGGCTGGGGATCATCGGGTAGCGCTGGGCCAGGTTCTGCAGTTCGCTGTCGGCGGCGTACCAGCTGCGCTGATCTTCCTGCAGGTGCTCGAACTGACCAGGTGGCAGCAGATTGAGGTCGCCGCCCAGTACCCAGGTCTTGCCGGCGCCTTGCAGTTGCCGGAGCAGGCCGTCGGTCATCTCCACCTGGCGCTGCATGGTGTCCTGCCCCTGGGCGAAGGCATCGAAATGGGTGTTGATCGCCACCAGTTCCTCGTTGCTGCCGCGAACCGGCAGGTAGCTGACCAGCAATGCCCGCTTGAGCTGGAACTGCCGGCTCAGCAGATCGGCGTCGAGCATGGGCAATTGCAGGCGTTCGGCGCGGGCGATCTGGAAGCGGCTGAGGGTACCCAGTTTCATGCCGACGCTGCCGAGAATGCGCGGATGCGGGACGAATGCGGCCTTCCAGTAGAAGGCCTGGGCGCTGCACGGATAGAGGTCGCTCAGGCGCGCCTGGAGCAGGGCCAGCTGGTCCTGATGGTCGCTGGCACTGGCGTTGTCGTGCAGTTCCTGCAGCAGTACCACGTCGGGCTGCTCGGCGCGCAGCACGCGCACCACCTCGCCCAGCGTCATCGCCAGATCCTCGCTGCTCGGGCGCTCGTCCGGGCCATCGCCGCCAGGCAGGTCGTACCAGAACACGTAGCGCTTGCCGGCCAGGTATTGCACGTTCCAGGTCATTACCTTGAGTGCCTGGCCCGGTTGCAGCTGCGCTACCTGACCGTTGCAGGCCACGGCCGCGTCTTCGCGTGGCAGCGGCCGCCAGGTCAGGCTGTAGATCAGTGCGCTCAGCACGGCGAAAACCGTCAGCGCGATGAGCAGGAGCAGGCGAAGTGGGCGAGGCAGCGACATGGCGAAGCGGGCGGCTATGCTGGGAACAGGCGAGGATACCCGAGTGCGCCGCGTAGTCCCAGGCATGGCGTGGGACAGTGGCAATGGGCTGCAGTACCATGCCGAAAGATTCGACAGGCCGGACGATTGGCGGGCTTGTCGCTGACACTGGGCTTATGGGGGCCGCGCATGTATCGCAAGGTGTTTGCCAACAAGGTATTCGACCGCAAGGTGGTGCTGATCACGGGCGGTTGCGCGGGGATCGGCAGGGCGCTGGCCATGCGTCTGGCGCAGGCCGGGGCACGGCTGGTGATTCTCGATCTGCAGCAGGCGGCGCTAGATGGCCTGGTGCAGCACCTGGCCGATCATCACAACGCCGAGGCGCTGGGGCTGGTCTGTGACGTTGCCGATGCCGAGGCGGTGCAGCGCGCCGTGGCTCTCGCCATGGAGCGTTTCGGCGGAATCGACGTGCTGGTCAACAACGCCGGCATCACCCATCGCAGTACCTTCGCCGAGACCAGCCTGGAGGTGTTCCAGCGGGTCATGGCGGTCAACTATTTCGGTGCCCTGCACTGCACCAAGGCGGCGCTGCCCAGTCTGATCGCCCGGCGCGGGCAGATCATCGTGCTCAGCTCGCTGTCAGGCATCGCCCCGTTGCTCTATCGCAGCGCCTACAACGCCAGCAAACATGCGCTTCACGGCCTGTTCGAGACGCTGCGCTACGAGCTCAAGGGCTCGGGTGTGAACGTGATGCTGGTGTGTCCCGGCTTCACCGCTACCGACCTGCGCAAGAACGCCCTGGTCGGCGACGGTTCGGTGGCCGCGCAGGCGCCGCTGGCAATGGGCAAGGTCGCCTCGCCGCAGGATGTCGCAGAGGCCATCTACCGGGGCGCACTCAAGCGTCGGCGCCTGCTGGTGCTGTCGAACGTCGATTGGCGCGCACGGGTGCTGGCGCGCTTCTTCCCGCGGCTGTTCGAGCGGGTGCTGCTGCCGCGCCTGTCCGGGCTGCGGCCGCAGGGTTCGGGGCGACGCTGATGCGCCTCAGCCGTGCTCGTGTTGCACGGTACCAGCCTGCATCAGTTCCATGTCCCAGAAGGCGGCCTCGATCTTGTGGCCGTCGAGGTCTCTGACGAAGCAGCCGTAGTAGGGCTCGCCGTAGTCCGGGCGCGGCCCCGGCTGGCCTTCGTCCTGGCCGCCGGCTGCCAGTGCCGCCTCATGAAAGGCATGCACCGAAGCCTTGTCCGGGGCGACGAAGCCGAAATGGCTGCCGTTGCCGAGGGTCGCCGGCTGGCCGTTGATCGGCGTCTGCACCCAGAATTCCGGATACTCGCGGCCGAAGGCCACGGCTCCGGGGTGGCGCATGATCTCGCGGCAACCAAGAGTGGCCAGTACCTTGGCGTAAAACGCGCTGGCGGCCTCGAAGTCGTTGGTGCCGATGGACACGTGGGAAAGGATGCTGGGGTTGGTTTCGCTCATGGCGCTCTCCTTGCTCTGGCCAAAACTGCAAGCCTAGTCACTATTTTCGCCATTGGCCGCCTGTTGTGGCTCCAGCAGCATGTACAGGCGGAACAGCACCACGACGGCGAACAGCTGCAGGAAGCCGTTGCCGGTCTGATGCAGCACCCACAACAGGGTGTCGCTGTGGTTCGGCTGCGTCCACCAGTCGAGCAGCCACAGCGGCACCAGCACGCCGGCCAGGCAGGAGAACACCGGCCAGAAGCGGCCCTCGGTCAGTGCGAAGCTGGCCTGCAGGGCTCGCATGGGCGTTTCCTGGCGCAGCACCAGAATCAGTTCGGAGAAGGCCAGACGCATCATGATCCAGATGCCCGGCACGATGAACAGCGACAGGCCGAGCATGGTCGCCAGGGTACTCAGCCCGGTCAACAGGGCGAAGGTTGGCCACAGCTGCAGGCCGGCGGCGAACAGCTGCGCGTTGCCGGGTGCCTGGCCGATGCTGCGGGCATGCAGGAAGAGAATCAGCGGCGCGGCATAAAGCGGGTAGACGAGAATGCCGAGCAGCACGCTGTAGGCTGGATTGGCGTCCTCGCCGAGCTGGGCGGCAAGCATCGTCTGGGCAATGGCTTCGAGCAGCAACAGCGGCAGGGTCAGACGGGCAATGGCAGCGAGGTTGTGGCTGGAGAAGAACCAGGCGTCACGCAATACGGAAAATGGGCTCATCGGCAGGTTACCAAGGGTCGGGGCGCCAGCACTGTGGCCGGTTGCCGGGATAGGTTCAAGGGTACTCCAGCTGCGTATTGGGCATCGCGGCGAGCAGGCGCGGCAGTTCGGAGCCTGGCACTTCCAGGGTCAGTTGCGGCGGGCCGGGCGAGTACAGGAGAAAGTCGCAGGCCAGCACCGCGCGGTCGATCAGCAGGGTGATGGCGGCATCATGGCCGAACGGACAGGCGCACATCGGCACGCAGCCGGTATGCTCGGTCAGTTCCTCGTCGCTGGCGATGCGCGGACGGCTGCCGAGCAGCGTCTTGAGCCGGGTCCAGTCGGCGCGGGCACCTTCGAGGGTGACCAGCATGGCGTAGCGCTGCGCCCCGCTGCGCAGGAACAGGCTCTTGCTCTCCACGCCGCGCAGGCCGAAACGCTCACGCACGGCGTGGGCAGTGGGGTAGTCCAGCACGGGCTCGTGTTCGACCAGGCGATGGCTGATTTGCAGGCGCTGGAGCAGGTCGAGGTTGCGCTGGCGGAGGCGGTCTAGAGACGTCATGGCGGCAAGGATAGGGGCTGCCTCGCGTTCCGACCAGTCCGGACGCAGGATGCCACCGCCTCT
The sequence above is drawn from the Pseudomonas sp. Z8(2022) genome and encodes:
- a CDS encoding YciC family protein — encoded protein: MSPFSVLRDAWFFSSHNLAAIARLTLPLLLLEAIAQTMLAAQLGEDANPAYSVLLGILVYPLYAAPLILFLHARSIGQAPGNAQLFAAGLQLWPTFALLTGLSTLATMLGLSLFIVPGIWIMMRLAFSELILVLRQETPMRALQASFALTEGRFWPVFSCLAGVLVPLWLLDWWTQPNHSDTLLWVLHQTGNGFLQLFAVVVLFRLYMLLEPQQAANGENSD
- a CDS encoding endonuclease/exonuclease/phosphatase family protein, with protein sequence MSLPRPLRLLLLIALTVFAVLSALIYSLTWRPLPREDAAVACNGQVAQLQPGQALKVMTWNVQYLAGKRYVFWYDLPGGDGPDERPSSEDLAMTLGEVVRVLRAEQPDVVLLQELHDNASASDHQDQLALLQARLSDLYPCSAQAFYWKAAFVPHPRILGSVGMKLGTLSRFQIARAERLQLPMLDADLLSRQFQLKRALLVSYLPVRGSNEELVAINTHFDAFAQGQDTMQRQVEMTDGLLRQLQGAGKTWVLGGDLNLLPPGQFEHLQEDQRSWYAADSELQNLAQRYPMIPSLQQASGAEQAQWYTHFPNDPAASGPDRTLDYLFYSPRLTPLASQVRQHDTLTISDHLPVIGRFFLPSQE
- a CDS encoding SDR family oxidoreductase, which codes for MYRKVFANKVFDRKVVLITGGCAGIGRALAMRLAQAGARLVILDLQQAALDGLVQHLADHHNAEALGLVCDVADAEAVQRAVALAMERFGGIDVLVNNAGITHRSTFAETSLEVFQRVMAVNYFGALHCTKAALPSLIARRGQIIVLSSLSGIAPLLYRSAYNASKHALHGLFETLRYELKGSGVNVMLVCPGFTATDLRKNALVGDGSVAAQAPLAMGKVASPQDVAEAIYRGALKRRRLLVLSNVDWRARVLARFFPRLFERVLLPRLSGLRPQGSGRR
- a CDS encoding substrate-binding periplasmic protein, which produces MPRLFCLIFITLLCLQAAHATEARQRIHVGYYEFPPYAYTDDQGRASGSGLELTARLLDAAGYEAEFRSYPGARLYNGLLDGSIQLWAGASGKPELAGHTLEGRYLLGEIPLNLYFRRDTPTPRIPDGLNNREVILITGYSYWQDVNQWLEDPARNITRHHTSSHTSALQMLQRRRGDYLLDYQAPIEQARYTLGMGELPFVEIQRLPLRLIYSRQAPGAERLRDDLDRAYQQLKGSGETLWLN
- a CDS encoding VOC family protein, whose translation is MSETNPSILSHVSIGTNDFEAASAFYAKVLATLGCREIMRHPGAVAFGREYPEFWVQTPINGQPATLGNGSHFGFVAPDKASVHAFHEAALAAGGQDEGQPGPRPDYGEPYYGCFVRDLDGHKIEAAFWDMELMQAGTVQHEHG
- a CDS encoding YbaK/EbsC family protein — encoded protein: MTSLDRLRQRNLDLLQRLQISHRLVEHEPVLDYPTAHAVRERFGLRGVESKSLFLRSGAQRYAMLVTLEGARADWTRLKTLLGSRPRIASDEELTEHTGCVPMCACPFGHDAAITLLIDRAVLACDFLLYSPGPPQLTLEVPGSELPRLLAAMPNTQLEYP